One window of Dysidea avara chromosome 11, odDysAvar1.4, whole genome shotgun sequence genomic DNA carries:
- the LOC136238735 gene encoding neurotrypsin-like isoform X2, whose protein sequence is MNSLILTCILLVTCRFILVRSTANGDVVLDNFIKVFVEKENKYLPICWENNTTTSIVNTVCRQLGFARASKSFSISLLPLSKNVIYIKSCASGVPHIFRCDHSIIHFTNCTSRKVVLAECVEEDYIYEGQLRLYKDPLDSTMSSNSDGHLLVYLKNTWTPVCIDTFGDHEANSSCRQLGYTRSTYYYGTVDQQSYSSDDQNIMWIGTNHTEGQLDCSRSVQCLTMCYKRPDRGRTCESNETVYLKCDFDEKTDNVQLMKGGTISSCRFRGGPSKGYITGIAIGLLAFIFICTIGIVGGCYFCVKAKKPWDKSRPTKPDAVSLTKYVQNEEYDTDEHEEKLQYVNTYHPPMSLP, encoded by the exons ATGAATAGTTTGATATTAACTTGTATCCTGCTAGTAACGTGTAGATTTATTTTAG TTAGGTCTACAGCTAATGGAGATGTTGTGCTGGATAACTTTATCAAAGTATTTGTTGAAAAGGAGAACAAATACCTACCCAtctgttgggagaataatacaACAACCAGTATAGTAAATACTGTATGTAGACAGCTGGGGTTTGCTAGAGCCAGTAAATCTTTCTCAATCAG TTTGCTGCCATTATCAAAGAATGTTATTTACATCAAGAGTTGTGCAAGCGGCGTGCCTCACATATTTCGGTGTGATCATTCCATTATTCATTTTACCAATTGCACAAGCAGAAAAGTTGTATTAGCTGAGTGTG TTGAAGAAGACTACATTTATGAAGGACAGCTTAGACTATATAAAGATCCTTTGGATAGCACAATGTCATCAAATTCTGATGGCCACTTACTGGTGTACCTGAAAAACACATGGACACCAGTTTGTATTGACACATTTGGTGATCATGAGGCAAACTCTTCCTGCCGACAACTTGGCTACACAAGATCAACTTATTATTATGGTACTGTAGATCAACAGTCTTACTCCAG TGATGATCAAAATATTATGTGGATTGGTACAAATCACACTGAAGGACAACTTGACTGCTCACGCTCTGTACAGTGTCTTACCATGTGTTATAAAAGGCCTGATAGGGGAAGGACATGTGAGAGTAATGAAACGGTCTACCTTAAATGTG ATTTTGATGAGAAAACAGACAATGTTCAGTTAATGAAAGGTGGTACAATATCAAGCTGTAGATTTAGAG GAGGACCTTCAAAAGGCTACATCACAGGAATTGCAATTGGTCTTCTAGCCTTTATATTCATTTGTACTATTGGTATTGTTGGTGGCTGTTACTTCTGTGTTAAAGCTAAAAAACCATGGGACAAGTCCCGCCCAACTAAACCTGATGCTGTCTCTTTGACCAAATATGTACAGAATGAGGAATATGACACAGATGAACATGAAGAGAAGCTTCAATATGTCAACACGTACCATCCTCCAATGTCACTTCCTTGA
- the LOC136238735 gene encoding CD5 antigen-like isoform X1, translating into MNSLILTCILLVTCRFILVRSTANGDVVLDNFIKVFVEKENKYLPICWENNTTTSIVNTVCRQLGFARASKSFSIRSLLPLSKNVIYIKSCASGVPHIFRCDHSIIHFTNCTSRKVVLAECVEEDYIYEGQLRLYKDPLDSTMSSNSDGHLLVYLKNTWTPVCIDTFGDHEANSSCRQLGYTRSTYYYGTVDQQSYSSDDQNIMWIGTNHTEGQLDCSRSVQCLTMCYKRPDRGRTCESNETVYLKCDFDEKTDNVQLMKGGTISSCRFRGGPSKGYITGIAIGLLAFIFICTIGIVGGCYFCVKAKKPWDKSRPTKPDAVSLTKYVQNEEYDTDEHEEKLQYVNTYHPPMSLP; encoded by the exons ATGAATAGTTTGATATTAACTTGTATCCTGCTAGTAACGTGTAGATTTATTTTAG TTAGGTCTACAGCTAATGGAGATGTTGTGCTGGATAACTTTATCAAAGTATTTGTTGAAAAGGAGAACAAATACCTACCCAtctgttgggagaataatacaACAACCAGTATAGTAAATACTGTATGTAGACAGCTGGGGTTTGCTAGAGCCAGTAAATCTTTCTCAATCAG AAGTTTGCTGCCATTATCAAAGAATGTTATTTACATCAAGAGTTGTGCAAGCGGCGTGCCTCACATATTTCGGTGTGATCATTCCATTATTCATTTTACCAATTGCACAAGCAGAAAAGTTGTATTAGCTGAGTGTG TTGAAGAAGACTACATTTATGAAGGACAGCTTAGACTATATAAAGATCCTTTGGATAGCACAATGTCATCAAATTCTGATGGCCACTTACTGGTGTACCTGAAAAACACATGGACACCAGTTTGTATTGACACATTTGGTGATCATGAGGCAAACTCTTCCTGCCGACAACTTGGCTACACAAGATCAACTTATTATTATGGTACTGTAGATCAACAGTCTTACTCCAG TGATGATCAAAATATTATGTGGATTGGTACAAATCACACTGAAGGACAACTTGACTGCTCACGCTCTGTACAGTGTCTTACCATGTGTTATAAAAGGCCTGATAGGGGAAGGACATGTGAGAGTAATGAAACGGTCTACCTTAAATGTG ATTTTGATGAGAAAACAGACAATGTTCAGTTAATGAAAGGTGGTACAATATCAAGCTGTAGATTTAGAG GAGGACCTTCAAAAGGCTACATCACAGGAATTGCAATTGGTCTTCTAGCCTTTATATTCATTTGTACTATTGGTATTGTTGGTGGCTGTTACTTCTGTGTTAAAGCTAAAAAACCATGGGACAAGTCCCGCCCAACTAAACCTGATGCTGTCTCTTTGACCAAATATGTACAGAATGAGGAATATGACACAGATGAACATGAAGAGAAGCTTCAATATGTCAACACGTACCATCCTCCAATGTCACTTCCTTGA